Proteins from a single region of Nitrososphaerota archaeon:
- a CDS encoding NAD(P)/FAD-dependent oxidoreductase has translation MPDDVYDITIIGAGPSGLFATFYAGLRQMKTKLIDALEEPGGQVAVLYPEKYVFDAPGFAKVLAKDLVKNLVEQAFQYNPTVVLGERVMTLRRDNGLIELGTDKGTTHVSKAVLIAAGVGAFSPNRLDAQGASDYEGKGVYYFVKDKSAFSGKRLLVVGGGNSAVDWALNIQGIAKKITLVHRRDVFRAHEGSVSELMKSGCDVRLFHEVKSVEGDGSKVTQAVIFDNRTKAEETIDVDAILVNIGFRADLGPIKDWGLQIDGREISANGKMETSIPGVFVSGDIAGPLDGVKLNLIATGFAQAATAVNVAKAYTDPTSKIFPGHSSEMKG, from the coding sequence ATGCCTGACGACGTTTATGACATCACCATAATCGGCGCGGGTCCCAGCGGCCTCTTCGCGACATTCTATGCCGGACTGCGGCAGATGAAGACCAAGCTGATCGACGCGCTCGAAGAGCCGGGAGGCCAGGTGGCGGTCTTGTACCCAGAGAAGTACGTCTTCGACGCGCCTGGCTTCGCAAAGGTGCTCGCGAAAGACCTCGTGAAGAACCTAGTGGAGCAGGCCTTCCAGTACAATCCGACCGTGGTCCTTGGAGAGAGGGTGATGACCCTGCGCAGGGACAACGGACTGATCGAGCTCGGAACGGACAAAGGGACGACCCACGTTTCGAAGGCGGTCCTGATCGCGGCAGGCGTCGGAGCATTCTCCCCCAACAGGCTTGACGCCCAGGGCGCCTCGGACTACGAAGGGAAGGGAGTGTACTACTTCGTCAAAGACAAGAGCGCCTTCAGCGGGAAGAGGCTCCTTGTCGTTGGCGGTGGGAATTCGGCCGTGGACTGGGCGCTGAACATACAGGGGATCGCCAAGAAGATCACGCTGGTCCACAGGAGGGACGTGTTCAGGGCCCATGAGGGGAGCGTTTCCGAGCTTATGAAGTCGGGGTGCGACGTACGGCTCTTCCACGAGGTCAAGAGCGTAGAGGGAGACGGGTCGAAGGTCACTCAGGCGGTCATATTCGACAACCGGACGAAGGCAGAGGAGACGATCGACGTCGACGCGATACTGGTCAACATAGGGTTCCGGGCGGACCTGGGGCCCATCAAGGACTGGGGGCTGCAGATAGATGGGAGAGAGATCAGTGCGAACGGGAAGATGGAAACGAGCATCCCTGGGGTGTTCGTCTCAGGAGACATAGCGGGACCTCTGGACGGCGTGAAGCTCAACCTTATCGCGACCGGGTTCGCCCAGGCGGCCACGGCGGTGAACGTCGCAAAGGCGTACACCGACCCTACCTCTAAGATATTCCCAGGCCACAGCAGCGAGATGAAAGGGTAG
- a CDS encoding DUF1610 domain-containing protein codes for MSQGTVTLPLCNSCNRPIKPAERAVHFSCPSCHETVIWRSEKCRKFSRRYKCVNCGFEGP; via the coding sequence ATGTCCCAGGGCACGGTGACGCTCCCCCTCTGTAATTCATGCAACAGGCCCATCAAGCCTGCCGAGAGGGCCGTCCACTTCAGCTGCCCGAGCTGCCACGAGACAGTCATCTGGCGCTCGGAAAAATGCAGGAAGTTCTCCAGGAGATACAAATGCGTCAACTGCGGCTTCGAAGGGCCTTAG
- a CDS encoding hydroxyacid dehydrogenase, translating into MVRVLICDHVELERLSLGPDITVDYRPDITRDELLTVAGEYDALIVRSRTKVDREVLDRAGRLKLVARPGTGLDNVDVSYAKEKGVTVVNSPESLVEAVAEHVVLLMLALSRKLVEADVSTKSGKWEKNALVGREMKGRTLGIVGFGRIGRRIAEIGRTLGMSVLVYDVIPISPDLLSPVGARAVSLDELFSSSDYITLHVPMTPETVGMVGAARLARMKRGSVVVNTSRGGVIDEAALSKALAAGKIGGAALDVFEAEPPTGDILKAPNTILTPHIGGQTEEAQTNAIVVVGEKVRAFFSKS; encoded by the coding sequence ATGGTCAGGGTACTGATTTGCGACCACGTCGAGCTCGAACGGCTTTCGCTGGGCCCAGATATAACGGTGGACTACCGGCCTGACATAACCAGAGACGAGCTCTTGACCGTGGCTGGGGAGTACGATGCGCTGATTGTAAGGAGCAGGACGAAGGTTGACCGGGAAGTCCTCGACAGGGCGGGGCGCCTCAAGCTGGTCGCCCGTCCCGGCACCGGCCTCGACAACGTAGACGTCAGCTACGCGAAGGAGAAGGGGGTGACCGTGGTCAACAGTCCCGAGTCCCTCGTCGAGGCGGTGGCTGAGCACGTGGTCTTGCTGATGCTTGCCCTCAGCCGGAAGCTGGTCGAAGCCGACGTCAGCACGAAATCCGGTAAGTGGGAGAAGAACGCCCTCGTCGGGAGGGAGATGAAGGGGAGGACCCTCGGCATAGTCGGGTTCGGTAGGATTGGAAGGCGGATAGCGGAGATCGGGAGGACGCTGGGCATGTCCGTTCTCGTGTACGACGTAATCCCCATCTCCCCTGACCTGCTCTCTCCGGTCGGAGCCAGGGCGGTGTCCCTGGACGAGCTCTTCTCCTCGTCTGACTACATCACGTTGCACGTCCCCATGACTCCCGAAACGGTTGGGATGGTCGGCGCCGCCAGGCTGGCAAGGATGAAGAGGGGGAGCGTGGTCGTGAACACCTCTAGGGGAGGCGTGATAGACGAGGCCGCCCTCTCCAAGGCCCTCGCGGCAGGGAAAATCGGGGGCGCAGCCCTCGATGTCTTTGAGGCAGAGCCACCCACGGGGGACATACTCAAGGCGCCCAACACCATACTCACACCCCACATAGGGGGCCAGACCGAGGAGGCGCAGACCAACGCCATCGTGGTGGTAGGGGAGAAGGTCAGAGCCTTCTTTTCGAAGAGCTGA
- a CDS encoding 30S ribosomal protein S3ae — MPKKVAKVRDKWKLKSWVTVTASPSFGNAPIAKVPLTDVQKPEGRVIETTLYDILKQDPQHYAFKLFFQIDRVEGETAYTVFKGHEYSREFLRSLIRRGSSMSDFIRDYTTKDGYVVRVYCTALSQGKMNSSKKHDLRLIMDKVIGEKAAGMSYEGFAQELVLQKVASDVYNEAKKVTRLRHVGVRKSKLIARPTARKAEPLAPLAA; from the coding sequence TTGCCGAAGAAAGTAGCCAAAGTGAGGGACAAGTGGAAGCTGAAGTCGTGGGTGACCGTCACCGCCTCTCCGTCCTTCGGCAACGCCCCCATAGCCAAGGTCCCGCTGACAGACGTCCAGAAGCCCGAAGGCAGGGTCATCGAGACGACCCTCTACGACATCCTGAAGCAGGACCCCCAGCACTACGCGTTCAAGCTCTTCTTCCAGATCGACAGGGTCGAGGGTGAGACGGCATACACGGTGTTCAAGGGGCACGAATATTCCAGGGAGTTCCTCAGGAGCCTGATCCGCCGCGGTTCTTCGATGTCCGATTTCATAAGGGACTACACCACGAAGGACGGCTACGTGGTCAGAGTCTACTGCACGGCGCTCTCCCAGGGGAAGATGAACAGCTCGAAGAAGCACGACCTCCGCCTAATCATGGACAAGGTCATCGGGGAGAAGGCCGCCGGCATGAGCTACGAGGGGTTCGCCCAGGAACTGGTCCTCCAGAAGGTGGCGTCTGACGTGTACAACGAAGCCAAGAAGGTGACCCGTCTCAGGCACGTCGGGGTCAGGAAGAGCAAGCTGATTGCGAGGCCTACGGCGAGGAAGGCCGAGCCATTAGCCCCTCTTGCCGCTTGA
- a CDS encoding elongation factor 1-beta, with protein sequence MGSYLIRIKLLPEDPATDLQKLTDSVAAHLPEPARIKSQRVEPIAFGLSAVIVDVVAPEEEGVVDRIEDAVSKAPLVSQYEVTGVSRMSSKLPPQPPS encoded by the coding sequence TTGGGTTCCTACCTGATCAGAATCAAGCTCCTTCCTGAGGACCCTGCGACCGACCTTCAGAAGCTCACCGATTCGGTCGCAGCCCACCTCCCGGAACCCGCCCGCATCAAAAGCCAGAGGGTCGAGCCCATAGCCTTCGGGCTGTCGGCCGTCATCGTCGACGTGGTCGCGCCGGAAGAGGAAGGCGTGGTTGACAGGATCGAAGACGCGGTTTCCAAGGCTCCTCTTGTGAGCCAGTACGAGGTGACAGGGGTGAGCCGGATGTCTAGCAAACTCCCACCGCAGCCGCCGTCCTGA
- a CDS encoding peptidyl-tRNA hydrolase yields the protein MKQVIVVRSDLKMGKGKIAAQVAHASLSAAEMAQRKPAWYEVWKEEGQAKVVLRTQSEAELRELFQRARRAGLPAALVEDRGLTQVEPGTVTCLGIGPGPDGEIDEITGNLRLL from the coding sequence ATGAAGCAGGTCATAGTCGTGAGGTCGGACCTCAAGATGGGGAAGGGGAAGATCGCGGCACAGGTCGCGCACGCGTCGCTTTCAGCAGCCGAGATGGCTCAGCGGAAGCCCGCTTGGTATGAGGTCTGGAAGGAGGAAGGGCAGGCGAAGGTGGTGTTGAGGACCCAGTCCGAAGCAGAGCTCCGAGAGCTGTTTCAGAGGGCGAGGCGCGCTGGGCTCCCGGCGGCCCTGGTAGAGGACAGGGGGCTGACCCAGGTTGAGCCCGGGACAGTCACCTGCCTGGGGATCGGACCGGGGCCCGACGGAGAGATTGACGAGATAACCGGGAACCTCAGGCTGCTATGA
- a CDS encoding 50S ribosomal protein L15e: protein MPVYARISKTWQQVLHEKGGDMRSRAVELRKQPALLRVDRPWRLDRARALGYKAKEGVIVVRMRVSRGGMRKQRPTSGRRPKHMGVLKIKSAVSSQQVAERRVQERHPNMKVLGSYPVWKDGMHAWYECVLIDPEHPAIRADYNYKRVLGILD from the coding sequence ATGCCCGTCTACGCTCGGATCTCCAAGACCTGGCAGCAGGTGCTCCACGAGAAGGGAGGGGACATGAGGTCCAGGGCCGTCGAGTTGAGGAAGCAGCCCGCCCTCCTAAGGGTGGACCGCCCTTGGAGGCTCGACCGGGCGAGGGCTCTGGGCTACAAGGCGAAGGAAGGGGTGATCGTGGTGAGGATGAGGGTCTCGCGGGGCGGGATGAGGAAGCAGCGCCCCACGTCAGGGAGGAGACCCAAGCACATGGGGGTCCTCAAGATAAAATCGGCGGTCTCGTCCCAGCAGGTCGCCGAGAGGAGGGTGCAGGAGAGGCATCCGAACATGAAGGTCTTGGGCTCCTACCCGGTGTGGAAGGACGGGATGCATGCCTGGTATGAGTGCGTGCTGATCGACCCGGAGCACCCGGCCATCAGGGCCGACTACAACTACAAGCGCGTGCTCGGGATCCTGGACTAG
- a CDS encoding NAD(P)/FAD-dependent oxidoreductase: MTNEYDVVVAGGSVAGLAFASEAAKRGAKVLVAEEHPEIGEPEKCDGLVSLRGLRKYGYPPGPASVQNKIFSAVFHSPSGRHFAVNATALDVVVLDRSAFDKEVAASAERNGAVVSLRTRVARAEQKGDRMEVSVGGEKVISKLFVDATGPASSPRRGIIPAAKYELEGDWIREHVVEVFVDAARYPGFFAWVIPFGGHRAKVGAAGYGVSPYKALEGFLAGRSFNVLRRVTAPIYVGGPAADFVEGRKIYVGESAGQVKPTTAGGIMTSIAGAVMAAKWACASIEQDKPALLERYQREWEVAFLKEMKAMLRLRGVFEKLSDSDLEAVFTSLATPKLVLRLSQTDFDFHATALLGALGVGGLLRIARVVASAEVRSLLVEG; this comes from the coding sequence GTGACCAACGAGTACGACGTGGTGGTCGCCGGCGGGAGCGTCGCCGGCCTGGCTTTTGCTTCCGAAGCGGCGAAGAGGGGGGCGAAGGTCCTCGTGGCCGAGGAGCACCCTGAGATAGGAGAGCCTGAGAAGTGCGACGGCCTGGTGAGCCTCAGGGGCCTGCGCAAGTACGGCTACCCTCCGGGACCGGCGTCTGTGCAGAACAAGATCTTCTCGGCGGTGTTCCACTCCCCTTCGGGGAGGCATTTCGCCGTCAACGCCACGGCCCTCGACGTCGTCGTCTTGGACAGGAGCGCGTTTGACAAGGAAGTCGCGGCGTCGGCTGAAAGGAACGGGGCCGTGGTGTCCCTCCGAACGCGCGTCGCCAGGGCGGAGCAGAAAGGAGACCGGATGGAAGTCTCGGTAGGGGGGGAAAAGGTGATTTCGAAGCTCTTCGTGGACGCCACGGGACCGGCGTCAAGCCCCCGTCGAGGCATAATCCCTGCGGCCAAGTACGAGCTGGAGGGGGACTGGATAAGGGAACACGTCGTAGAGGTCTTCGTGGACGCAGCAAGGTATCCGGGGTTCTTCGCCTGGGTCATCCCCTTCGGAGGGCACAGGGCGAAGGTGGGAGCCGCGGGATACGGGGTGAGCCCCTACAAAGCCCTCGAAGGGTTCCTCGCCGGGAGGAGCTTCAACGTGCTGAGGCGGGTCACGGCGCCGATCTATGTCGGAGGGCCAGCCGCGGACTTCGTGGAAGGGAGGAAGATATACGTGGGAGAGTCGGCGGGCCAGGTCAAGCCTACCACGGCGGGGGGGATCATGACTTCCATCGCCGGGGCCGTGATGGCGGCCAAATGGGCCTGCGCCAGCATCGAACAGGACAAGCCCGCGCTGCTCGAACGGTATCAGAGGGAATGGGAGGTTGCCTTCCTGAAGGAGATGAAGGCCATGCTGAGGCTCCGCGGGGTCTTCGAGAAGCTCTCCGACTCCGACCTCGAGGCGGTCTTCACATCGTTGGCGACCCCGAAGCTGGTCCTGAGGCTCTCGCAGACCGACTTCGACTTCCACGCAACCGCCCTGCTTGGCGCCTTGGGAGTGGGAGGGCTTCTCAGGATCGCCAGGGTCGTGGCCTCGGCGGAGGTCAGGTCGCTCCTCGTGGAGGGGTGA
- the truD gene encoding tRNA pseudouridine(13) synthase TruD: MTEPPTAERAVGMELYATPGPPCAGRAKVTPGDFRVEEVIGAEGLEREWSAGKYPLYRVEKRSIDTMHMARELASGLKSRVSYGGMKDSRAVAVQYVTPTSLRSSRPAHVEGARYEASLVGYLPRPLSRSSVIANKFEVVLRDCCREIGERVAEALRLAEARELPNYYGLQRFGATSPGTHSIGRAMVKGDFEGAVNLLIGKGTKGEEDAPLPKGKDMETRVSKAVASHPGEWVRALRAVPVSLRRLYVQAYQSYIFNKALSTALKRGEDLSGCRRGDNWASCGENGLLLSKVRGVKEDPIADAVPLIQMPGYAYRDYGSRFDACTGEALKAEGVIPAQFYLKEMQEASSEGGFRRPHLAVRDAKWDVQEGTVKLSFTLARGQYATVLLREMLKPQDPAASGLF; encoded by the coding sequence ATGACCGAGCCCCCGACGGCGGAAAGAGCGGTGGGGATGGAGCTCTATGCTACTCCAGGGCCGCCCTGCGCAGGCCGCGCGAAGGTCACGCCGGGAGACTTCAGGGTCGAGGAAGTCATCGGCGCGGAAGGGCTGGAACGCGAGTGGAGCGCCGGGAAGTACCCGCTCTATCGGGTGGAGAAACGATCCATAGACACGATGCACATGGCGAGAGAGCTAGCTTCGGGGCTGAAGAGCAGGGTCAGCTACGGAGGGATGAAGGACAGCAGGGCCGTCGCGGTCCAATACGTCACCCCTACGAGCCTCAGATCATCTCGTCCCGCGCACGTGGAGGGGGCGAGGTATGAAGCCTCGCTCGTAGGGTACCTCCCCAGGCCGCTTTCCCGCTCCTCTGTGATCGCGAACAAGTTCGAGGTGGTCCTCAGGGACTGTTGCAGGGAGATCGGCGAGAGGGTCGCCGAGGCGCTCCGACTGGCCGAGGCCAGAGAGCTCCCCAACTACTATGGTCTGCAGAGGTTCGGAGCGACGAGCCCCGGCACCCATTCGATAGGAAGGGCGATGGTGAAGGGAGATTTCGAAGGCGCCGTCAACCTGCTCATCGGCAAGGGAACGAAAGGCGAGGAAGACGCTCCCCTCCCAAAAGGCAAAGACATGGAGACGAGGGTCTCGAAGGCGGTTGCGTCTCACCCTGGCGAATGGGTCAGGGCTCTGAGGGCGGTCCCCGTCAGCCTGCGCAGGCTCTACGTGCAGGCGTACCAGTCGTACATTTTCAACAAGGCCCTCAGCACGGCCCTGAAAAGGGGCGAAGACCTCTCGGGGTGCCGGCGGGGGGACAACTGGGCGTCTTGTGGGGAGAACGGCCTCCTGCTGTCGAAGGTGAGAGGGGTCAAGGAGGACCCGATCGCAGATGCTGTGCCGCTGATTCAGATGCCTGGATATGCCTACCGCGACTATGGGTCGCGGTTCGACGCGTGCACGGGCGAAGCGCTGAAAGCAGAGGGGGTCATCCCCGCCCAGTTCTACCTGAAGGAGATGCAGGAAGCCTCGTCAGAGGGCGGGTTCAGAAGGCCCCACCTGGCCGTAAGGGATGCCAAGTGGGACGTCCAAGAAGGGACTGTGAAGCTGAGCTTCACGCTTGCGCGGGGTCAGTATGCCACAGTCCTCCTTCGCGAGATGCTGAAACCCCAGGACCCGGCGGCATCTGGGCTCTTCTAG
- a CDS encoding redox-regulated ATPase YchF, with translation MLVGVVGKPNVGKSTFFSAATLKDVQIADYPFTTIKPNVGVAHLSVECVCKEMGVTDSPRNSTCLDGKRLVPVKVVDVAGLVEGAASGKGLGNQFLDDLRQADALIHVVDASGSTDIEGRKVPPGSHDPAQDIDMVEREFDLWMYGILKRDWERATRSLEQTGGKVVEHLAERLSGLSVTLPDVEEVVLRLHLRTEKPSAWTDGQILELVRETRKLTKPSLLAANKADLPTSKANIESLRRTGREVVPCASEAELLLRRAAERGLVTYSPGDPGFAVKDPGRLTPAQAGALAMVEEKVMRAYGGTGVQEAVNRAFFGLLRAVVVFPVEDETKLTDREGRVLPDAFVMKGGSTTLDLARTVHTELAEGFLYAVDARTGKRLGADHPLKNRDIVKIVSSGKRG, from the coding sequence GTGCTCGTGGGAGTCGTCGGCAAACCTAATGTCGGGAAGTCGACCTTCTTCTCAGCCGCGACCCTGAAGGACGTGCAGATCGCCGATTACCCGTTCACGACCATCAAGCCGAACGTCGGCGTGGCACATCTGTCTGTAGAGTGCGTCTGCAAGGAGATGGGGGTCACCGACTCTCCCCGCAACTCGACATGCCTTGATGGGAAGAGGCTGGTCCCGGTGAAGGTCGTAGACGTGGCGGGCCTGGTGGAAGGGGCGGCCTCCGGGAAGGGGCTCGGGAACCAGTTCCTCGACGATCTGAGGCAGGCTGACGCGCTCATCCACGTGGTCGATGCGTCAGGCTCGACGGATATCGAAGGCAGGAAGGTCCCCCCCGGGAGCCATGACCCGGCCCAGGACATAGACATGGTCGAAAGAGAGTTCGATCTCTGGATGTACGGGATACTGAAGAGGGACTGGGAGAGGGCGACCAGGTCTCTAGAGCAGACCGGGGGGAAGGTAGTGGAACACCTGGCTGAGAGGCTGTCGGGGCTCTCTGTGACGCTGCCTGACGTCGAAGAAGTGGTGCTCAGGCTGCACCTCAGGACCGAGAAACCGAGCGCCTGGACTGACGGGCAGATCCTGGAGCTTGTGAGGGAGACCAGGAAACTGACGAAGCCTTCGCTTCTCGCGGCTAACAAGGCAGACCTGCCCACGTCGAAGGCGAACATCGAGTCGCTCAGGAGGACCGGGAGAGAAGTGGTGCCATGCGCATCCGAAGCCGAGCTTCTCCTCCGCAGGGCCGCCGAACGGGGGCTCGTGACCTACTCCCCTGGCGACCCAGGATTCGCCGTGAAGGACCCGGGAAGGCTCACCCCCGCCCAGGCGGGGGCGCTCGCCATGGTCGAGGAGAAGGTGATGAGAGCCTACGGAGGGACCGGGGTCCAAGAGGCAGTGAACAGGGCCTTCTTCGGCCTCCTCAGGGCGGTCGTCGTGTTCCCCGTCGAAGACGAGACCAAGCTGACAGACAGGGAAGGGAGGGTCCTCCCCGACGCCTTCGTGATGAAGGGAGGGTCGACGACCCTCGACCTCGCCAGGACTGTGCACACAGAGCTAGCAGAGGGCTTCCTGTACGCGGTAGACGCCCGGACGGGGAAGAGGCTCGGAGCCGACCATCCTCTGAAGAACAGGGATATAGTGAAGATAGTGTCAAGCGGCAAGAGGGGCTAA
- a CDS encoding FAD-dependent oxidoreductase translates to MPRVVVVGGGTAGMEAAREALERGADVTVVDQSERLDPPWRAWPDLIGGSLLSGTADSHKAGVPVELGTKIVSVGPAQATTASGPTLRADAIVVVTGTSNGSRGVEGVGKRGSYFLDAPYKYEQLGRSIAGSERSVVTGEGVRGLEVAERLAAGGRKVALVASCWSFGAPGAGAMAAIAAGAAERGVSLRTGQASRVVGQGRVEAMIAEGEVIPCDTFVQVPLRRPRVPSLPARLGHSGGVVVDSFLRTGAETVYAAGGCAEPSGLVSPEGTLNLPAASGRVAGANAAGGEVSFRPGRSFFSVIFGLSWFRYGPPMASLRSREGVATVASKQDPCSVCAIAYDQRGRVVSVETVGRFNPDPGGLLSSIPNGSTLASLAYGPLGSTDISPVSDTARLGLKSWSGY, encoded by the coding sequence TTGCCCAGGGTCGTGGTCGTGGGGGGTGGCACGGCGGGGATGGAAGCGGCCCGGGAGGCACTGGAACGTGGGGCAGACGTGACGGTCGTCGACCAGTCTGAGAGGCTGGACCCCCCCTGGAGAGCCTGGCCTGACCTGATCGGCGGCAGCCTCCTGTCCGGCACTGCCGATTCGCACAAAGCAGGGGTCCCGGTCGAGCTCGGGACGAAGATCGTTTCTGTCGGTCCCGCCCAGGCGACTACGGCGTCGGGGCCGACGTTGCGGGCGGATGCCATAGTCGTAGTCACCGGGACCTCGAACGGCTCAAGGGGGGTCGAGGGGGTAGGGAAGCGAGGGTCATACTTTCTGGATGCGCCATACAAGTACGAGCAACTTGGGCGCTCCATCGCGGGGTCGGAACGCTCTGTGGTGACAGGGGAAGGCGTCCGAGGGCTTGAGGTTGCGGAGAGGCTCGCGGCTGGGGGGAGGAAGGTGGCGCTCGTCGCTTCCTGCTGGTCTTTCGGCGCACCAGGTGCAGGCGCCATGGCAGCGATCGCCGCGGGCGCCGCAGAAAGGGGGGTCTCTCTGCGTACCGGGCAGGCCAGCCGGGTGGTCGGCCAAGGCCGGGTGGAGGCCATGATAGCGGAAGGTGAAGTCATCCCATGTGACACCTTTGTCCAGGTCCCATTGAGGCGGCCGCGGGTCCCCTCACTTCCGGCCCGGCTCGGGCATTCGGGGGGCGTCGTCGTCGACTCTTTTCTCAGGACAGGGGCCGAGACAGTGTACGCCGCGGGCGGTTGCGCCGAACCATCGGGGCTGGTCTCTCCCGAGGGTACCCTGAACCTTCCGGCGGCTTCGGGGAGGGTCGCAGGGGCGAACGCTGCAGGTGGCGAGGTCAGCTTCCGCCCGGGACGCAGCTTCTTCTCAGTGATCTTCGGGCTGTCTTGGTTCCGCTACGGGCCGCCTATGGCAAGCCTGCGCTCTCGAGAGGGAGTGGCGACGGTCGCTTCAAAGCAAGACCCGTGCTCCGTCTGCGCCATAGCATATGACCAAAGGGGTCGGGTTGTGAGCGTGGAGACCGTGGGAAGGTTCAATCCCGATCCAGGTGGGCTCCTATCGTCGATCCCCAACGGTTCGACCCTTGCGTCGCTGGCCTACGGTCCTTTAGGTTCAACCGATATATCGCCGGTGTCTGATACGGCGCGGCTGGGGTTGAAGTCATGGTCAGGGTACTGA
- the serS gene encoding serine--tRNA ligase — translation MMDIKLVRENPETIVVNLTRRGAQDKVPLVKEAADADAEWRKLKTEADRLRHRQNDLTAEVASLKKKGAPIEEKLEEVKGIPQKIKGLDLEADKANERLTKALMSLPNMLHSSVPDGKDESESVTVRTWGGKPEFDFKPRDHIDILTSLGMVDMERGAKVAGARFYFLKGDAVKLEHAIMQYALDFFRSKGFVAVEPPFMLNRSAYEGVVNLDDFGPVIYKVEGEDLHLIATSEHPLVSMHSDEIIRASELPIKYCGFSPCFRVEAGAHGKDTKGIFRGHQFYKVEQVVFCRPEDSWTLHEELISNAEKIYQDLGIPHRVVTLCGGDTGFMSAKTYDLEAWLPGQGKYREMVSASNITDFQARRSRIRYRDKQSDPTATLHTLNSTGVVTRTLVAILENFQEKDGTVKIPKALAPYMGKIGALQQR, via the coding sequence ATGATGGACATCAAACTGGTCAGGGAAAACCCCGAGACGATAGTGGTGAACCTGACCAGGAGGGGAGCCCAGGACAAGGTCCCGCTCGTCAAGGAGGCCGCCGACGCCGACGCAGAGTGGAGGAAGCTGAAGACCGAAGCCGACAGGCTCAGGCACAGGCAGAACGACCTGACGGCGGAGGTGGCGTCCCTGAAGAAGAAGGGGGCTCCGATAGAGGAAAAACTCGAAGAGGTCAAAGGAATCCCTCAGAAGATCAAGGGGCTTGACCTAGAGGCAGACAAGGCGAACGAGAGGCTGACGAAGGCCCTCATGAGCCTCCCCAACATGCTCCACTCCAGCGTCCCCGACGGAAAGGACGAGTCCGAGAGCGTGACCGTGAGGACCTGGGGCGGAAAGCCCGAGTTCGACTTCAAGCCCAGGGACCACATAGACATCCTGACTTCGCTGGGGATGGTGGACATGGAGAGGGGGGCGAAGGTGGCGGGAGCGCGCTTCTACTTTCTGAAGGGGGATGCCGTCAAGCTGGAGCACGCTATAATGCAGTATGCCTTGGACTTCTTCAGGTCCAAGGGGTTCGTGGCCGTGGAGCCGCCCTTCATGCTCAACCGGTCTGCATATGAGGGGGTCGTGAACCTCGACGACTTCGGTCCGGTCATCTACAAGGTCGAGGGCGAAGACCTCCACCTGATAGCGACTTCTGAGCACCCGCTGGTGTCGATGCACTCCGACGAGATCATCCGGGCGTCCGAGCTCCCTATCAAGTACTGCGGTTTCAGCCCCTGCTTCAGGGTGGAAGCGGGCGCCCACGGCAAAGACACGAAGGGGATATTCCGGGGCCACCAGTTCTACAAGGTGGAACAGGTGGTGTTCTGCAGGCCCGAGGACAGCTGGACGCTCCACGAGGAGCTCATTTCGAACGCCGAGAAGATCTACCAAGACCTCGGGATACCACACAGGGTCGTCACCCTGTGTGGCGGAGACACCGGGTTCATGTCTGCCAAGACCTACGACCTCGAGGCCTGGCTTCCAGGGCAGGGAAAGTACAGGGAAATGGTCTCTGCCAGCAACATCACCGATTTTCAGGCCCGGAGGTCGAGAATCAGGTACAGGGACAAGCAGAGCGACCCGACAGCGACGCTCCACACCCTCAACTCCACGGGGGTGGTCACAAGGACGCTGGTGGCCATCCTAGAAAACTTCCAGGAGAAGGACGGCACCGTGAAGATTCCGAAGGCCCTGGCTCCCTACATGGGGAAGATAGGCGCGCTACAGCAGCGCTGA